One genomic region from Granulimonas faecalis encodes:
- a CDS encoding 2-hydroxyacyl-CoA dehydratase produces the protein MSHNATENSRYHLVETGAELAPAEPLDLSGTDLRLGIDVGSTTVKVAVLDADGELVYANYQRHHTDIRATAKELFERARAHVGGAPMRVAITGSGGLLLAQWLDLEFVQEVIASKRAVETLIPQTDCAIELGGEDAKIIYFDNGIEQRMNGTCAGGTGAFIDQMASLLHTDATGLDELARDATHIYPIASRCGVFAKSDVQPLLNEGAAPADIAASIFQSVANQTVSGLACGHPIRGYVAFLGGPLQYLSQLRERFYETLDLDEEHRVVPENAHLFVASGAAMAGESDRLVTFDDVIASLDALGSTQGSEVERLPPLFATEGALEEFRARHGAEVVPKGSLEGYRGRVFIGIDAGSTTMKAAMVGEDGQLLRTWYGNNNGDVLGTARVIMDDFYDALPEGATVGHVTTTGYGEALLIEALKADSGEIETVAHLRGAKAFVPDVEFILDIGGQDMKCLRVRDGVIESIMLNEACSSGCGSFIESFADSMGMDVRDFAAAAVGATAPVDLGSRCTVFMNSRVKQAQKEGATVGDIAAGLSYSVIKNALFKVIKMRDAGSIGRKVVVQGGTFMSDATLRAFEQLCGRTAIRPDIAGCMGAYGAALLARDRAGEDGASALLSRDEIDNLEVRHVNAHCGRCSNNCLLTINDFGGGRRFITGNRCEKGAGGSKAKRTAPNLFEVKNRLLFDRPGWSREEAPRGTVGIPRALNMYENYPFWHTFFTELGFAVVPSDDSTRATYEAGIESMPSESVCYPAKLSHGHVMNLLGKDVDFIWMPCVRWERQEDETAGNHYNCPIVMSYPQALELNVDELSSPSVEYLAPFLPYDDRRELKRRLYEVVSVQREADAAEGRGRVRGAHITRAEVDAAVNAAWQADLDFKQAMADAGDEALDWVERNDAHGIVLAGRPYHNDPEVNHAIPELISSFGFAVLTEDSVAHRTRPERPIRVVDQWMYHSRLYRAARFVAGRNDLDLIQLNSFGCGLDALTCDQVQEILEASGKVYTCLKIDEVSNLGAARIRVRSLMAALEEQRAGLEEEFGADAVPVEREAGSAAFPKPRYTEEMREEGYTILVPQMAPIHFALVEPIIKAAGYNMVLLPSVDRGAVDASLKYVNNDICYPSILVTGQIMEAIESGEYDLDRTAVLITQTGGGCRATNYIALIRKALKDSGNGHIPVISLAVAGGLDEDNPGFELLKPAVIVKALYALLFGDLIMQLLYRCRPYEEEPGSADALFALIMDEAERAMPTMDRRSFYRLCQRTIDAFELLPLVNDRSKPRVGVVGEILVKFHPTANNEVVKVIESEGCEAQVPGLVDFFLFGLTSPINMRGELGSSMRRRATHMAGIKAIEAFRAPINRMLEETTRFQPYPDIFDMAAKAEEILSLCNTMGEGWLLTAEMCDLIEEGCPNIVCASPFACLPNHVVGKSVIKRLRQMHPESNIVAVDYDPGASEVNQLNRIKLMISVAKENFKNGGGATVGLDLDAAPRHATSLCHGHMTAAEPIHLSREQLELIAQAEAEAAERAAAAERAAGRAERHEGAVRD, from the coding sequence ATGAGTCATAACGCCACGGAAAACAGCAGGTACCACTTGGTGGAGACGGGCGCCGAGCTCGCTCCTGCCGAGCCGTTGGACCTCTCCGGCACCGACCTCCGCCTCGGCATCGACGTCGGCTCCACCACCGTCAAGGTGGCCGTGCTCGACGCCGACGGCGAGCTGGTCTACGCCAACTACCAGCGCCACCACACCGACATCCGCGCCACGGCCAAGGAGCTCTTCGAGCGCGCCCGCGCCCACGTGGGCGGCGCCCCCATGCGCGTGGCCATCACCGGTTCCGGCGGCCTCCTGCTGGCCCAGTGGCTCGACCTCGAGTTCGTCCAGGAGGTCATCGCCTCCAAGCGCGCCGTCGAGACGCTCATCCCTCAGACCGACTGCGCCATCGAGCTCGGCGGCGAGGACGCCAAGATCATCTACTTCGACAACGGCATCGAGCAGCGCATGAACGGCACCTGCGCCGGTGGCACGGGCGCGTTCATCGACCAGATGGCGTCGCTGCTCCACACCGACGCCACCGGCCTCGACGAGCTGGCCCGCGACGCCACGCACATCTACCCCATCGCGAGTCGCTGCGGCGTCTTCGCCAAGTCCGACGTCCAGCCCCTGCTCAACGAGGGCGCCGCGCCGGCCGACATCGCCGCCTCCATCTTCCAGTCGGTGGCCAACCAGACCGTGTCGGGCCTGGCCTGCGGCCACCCCATCCGCGGCTACGTCGCCTTCCTCGGCGGCCCGCTCCAGTACCTCTCCCAGCTTCGCGAGCGCTTCTACGAGACCCTCGACCTCGACGAGGAGCACCGCGTGGTGCCCGAGAACGCCCACCTCTTCGTGGCCTCCGGCGCTGCCATGGCCGGCGAGAGCGACAGGCTCGTCACCTTCGACGACGTCATCGCCTCCCTCGACGCCCTCGGCTCCACACAGGGCTCCGAGGTCGAGCGCCTGCCCCCGCTCTTCGCCACGGAGGGGGCCCTCGAGGAGTTCCGCGCCCGCCACGGCGCCGAGGTGGTCCCCAAGGGCAGCCTCGAGGGCTACCGCGGCCGCGTGTTCATCGGCATCGACGCCGGCTCCACGACCATGAAGGCCGCCATGGTGGGCGAGGACGGCCAGCTCCTGCGCACCTGGTACGGCAACAACAACGGCGACGTGCTCGGCACCGCCCGCGTCATCATGGACGACTTCTACGACGCACTGCCCGAGGGCGCGACCGTCGGCCACGTGACCACCACCGGCTACGGCGAGGCCCTGCTCATCGAGGCCCTCAAGGCCGACTCCGGCGAGATCGAGACCGTGGCCCACCTTCGCGGTGCCAAGGCGTTCGTGCCCGACGTGGAGTTCATCCTCGACATCGGCGGCCAGGACATGAAGTGCCTGCGCGTGCGCGACGGCGTCATCGAGTCGATCATGCTCAACGAGGCCTGCTCGAGCGGCTGCGGCTCGTTCATCGAGAGCTTCGCCGACTCCATGGGCATGGACGTGCGCGACTTCGCCGCCGCGGCCGTGGGCGCGACGGCCCCCGTGGACCTCGGCAGCCGCTGCACCGTGTTCATGAACAGCCGCGTGAAGCAGGCCCAGAAGGAGGGCGCCACCGTGGGCGACATCGCCGCGGGCCTGTCCTACTCGGTCATCAAGAACGCGCTGTTCAAGGTCATCAAGATGCGCGACGCCGGGTCCATCGGCCGGAAGGTCGTGGTCCAGGGCGGCACCTTCATGAGCGACGCCACGCTGCGCGCCTTCGAGCAGCTCTGCGGCCGCACGGCCATCCGCCCCGACATCGCCGGGTGCATGGGCGCCTACGGCGCCGCCCTCCTCGCCCGCGACCGCGCCGGGGAGGACGGCGCCTCCGCGCTGCTCTCCCGCGATGAGATCGACAACCTCGAGGTGAGGCATGTCAACGCCCACTGCGGCCGCTGCTCCAACAACTGCCTGCTCACCATCAACGACTTCGGCGGCGGTCGGCGCTTCATCACCGGCAACCGCTGCGAGAAGGGCGCCGGCGGCTCCAAGGCCAAGCGCACCGCCCCCAACCTCTTCGAGGTCAAGAACCGCCTGCTGTTCGACCGTCCGGGCTGGTCCCGCGAGGAGGCGCCCCGCGGCACCGTGGGCATACCGCGCGCCCTCAACATGTACGAGAACTACCCCTTCTGGCACACGTTCTTCACCGAGCTGGGTTTCGCCGTGGTGCCGTCGGACGACTCCACCAGGGCCACCTACGAGGCCGGCATCGAGTCCATGCCCTCGGAGTCCGTCTGCTACCCGGCAAAGCTCTCCCACGGCCACGTGATGAACCTGCTGGGCAAGGACGTCGACTTCATCTGGATGCCCTGCGTGCGCTGGGAGCGCCAGGAGGACGAGACCGCCGGCAACCACTACAACTGCCCCATCGTCATGAGCTACCCGCAGGCCCTGGAGCTCAACGTCGACGAGCTCTCCTCGCCCTCCGTGGAGTACCTGGCACCCTTCCTGCCCTACGACGACAGGCGGGAGCTCAAGCGGCGCCTCTACGAGGTGGTCTCCGTCCAGCGCGAGGCCGACGCCGCCGAGGGCCGCGGCCGCGTGCGGGGCGCCCACATCACCCGCGCCGAGGTGGACGCCGCCGTCAACGCCGCGTGGCAGGCCGACCTCGACTTCAAGCAGGCCATGGCCGACGCCGGCGACGAGGCGCTTGACTGGGTCGAGCGCAACGACGCCCACGGCATCGTGCTCGCCGGCCGCCCGTACCACAACGACCCCGAGGTCAACCACGCCATCCCCGAGCTCATCTCCTCGTTCGGCTTCGCCGTGCTCACCGAGGACTCCGTGGCGCACCGCACCCGCCCCGAGCGCCCCATCCGCGTGGTGGACCAGTGGATGTACCACTCCCGCCTCTACCGCGCCGCGCGCTTCGTGGCCGGCCGCAACGACCTCGACCTCATCCAGCTGAACTCCTTCGGCTGCGGCCTCGACGCCCTCACCTGCGACCAGGTCCAGGAGATCCTCGAGGCGTCCGGCAAGGTCTACACCTGCCTCAAGATCGACGAGGTCTCCAACCTGGGTGCCGCCCGCATCCGCGTGCGCTCCCTCATGGCCGCGCTCGAGGAGCAGCGCGCCGGGCTAGAGGAGGAGTTCGGCGCCGACGCCGTGCCTGTGGAGCGGGAGGCCGGCAGCGCCGCGTTCCCCAAGCCCCGCTACACCGAGGAGATGCGCGAGGAGGGCTACACCATCCTCGTGCCGCAGATGGCCCCCATCCACTTCGCCCTCGTGGAGCCCATCATCAAGGCGGCGGGCTACAACATGGTGCTGCTGCCGTCGGTGGACCGCGGCGCCGTGGACGCCAGTCTCAAGTACGTGAACAACGACATCTGCTACCCGTCGATCCTGGTCACCGGCCAGATCATGGAGGCGATCGAGAGCGGGGAGTACGACCTCGACCGCACGGCCGTCCTCATCACCCAGACCGGCGGCGGCTGCCGCGCCACCAACTACATCGCCCTCATCCGCAAGGCGCTCAAGGACTCCGGCAACGGCCACATCCCCGTGATCAGCCTCGCCGTGGCCGGCGGCCTCGACGAGGACAACCCCGGCTTCGAGCTGCTCAAGCCCGCCGTGATCGTCAAGGCCCTCTACGCCCTGCTCTTCGGCGACCTCATCATGCAGCTGCTCTACCGCTGCCGCCCCTACGAGGAGGAGCCCGGCAGCGCCGACGCCCTGTTCGCCCTCATCATGGACGAGGCGGAGCGGGCCATGCCCACCATGGACCGCAGGTCGTTCTACCGCCTGTGCCAGCGCACCATCGATGCGTTCGAGCTCCTGCCGCTGGTCAACGACCGCTCCAAGCCCCGCGTGGGCGTGGTGGGCGAGATCCTCGTCAAGTTCCACCCCACGGCCAACAACGAGGTGGTCAAGGTCATCGAGTCCGAGGGCTGCGAGGCCCAGGTGCCCGGCCTCGTGGACTTCTTCCTCTTCGGCCTCACGAGCCCCATCAACATGAGGGGCGAGCTCGGCAGCTCCATGAGGCGCCGCGCCACCCACATGGCGGGCATCAAGGCCATCGAGGCCTTCCGCGCGCCCATCAACCGCATGCTCGAGGAGACCACACGCTTCCAGCCGTACCCCGACATCTTCGACATGGCCGCCAAGGCCGAGGAGATCCTCTCCCTCTGCAACACCATGGGCGAGGGCTGGCTCCTCACCGCCGAGATGTGCGACCTCATCGAGGAGGGCTGCCCCAACATCGTGTGCGCGAGCCCCTTCGCCTGCCTGCCCAACCACGTGGTGGGCAAGTCGGTGATCAAGCGCCTGCGCCAGATGCATCCCGAGAGCAACATCGTGGCCGTGGACTACGACCCCGGCGCCTCCGAGGTCAACCAGCTCAACCGCATCAAGCTCATGATCAGCGTGGCCAAGGAGAACTTCAAGAACGGGGGAGGGGCGACCGTGGGCCTCGACCTCGACGCCGCCCCGCGCCACGCCACGTCGCTCTGCCACGGCCACATGACGGCGGCCGAGCCCATCCACCTCTCCCGCGAGCAGCTGGAGCTCATCGCCCAGGCCGAGGCAGAGGCCGCGGAGCGCGCTGCCGCGGCCGAGCGGGCCGCCGGGCGGGCCGAGCGTCACGAGGGCGCCGTTCGCGACTGA
- a CDS encoding M20 family metallopeptidase, producing the protein MEGREEAELCAGLVRTESTDPGTYEGALEAQVRAWLEGRVRRAGLGDVVRFRELEALPGRPCLSACVPGRDGSCEGALVFCCHMDTVVVGDGWSADVDPFGGEVRDGLLYGRGACDMKGGLACALLAFDDLLRSVSQARWEAGCHGTCVCSGDAPSADDRSWLPRRPLMMLLTVDEEDFMRGIEAVLDAGWLDDGCWVVDTEPTDGRARVSHKGRTWFEVDVRGLTAHASTPWEGADAVAAAAEFVCRLRSSVLALPEHPELGRSTVTFGQVEGGYRPYVVPDRAHLWIDMRLVPPADTALAERLVADALAGAAEAVPGADGSYTVTGDRPPVERDPDSRLLAALEGASEAVTGSPAPVDVFTGYTDTAVMAAATGNLEFLSYGPGSLEVAHKPDEHVPVADLVRVRRVLSALAADCCL; encoded by the coding sequence ATGGAAGGCCGGGAAGAGGCGGAGCTCTGCGCAGGGCTCGTGCGGACCGAGAGCACCGACCCCGGCACCTACGAGGGTGCGCTGGAGGCACAGGTGAGGGCGTGGCTCGAGGGGCGCGTGCGCCGCGCCGGGCTGGGAGACGTCGTCCGGTTCCGCGAGCTCGAGGCGCTGCCGGGGCGCCCGTGCCTCTCGGCGTGCGTGCCGGGGCGCGACGGCTCGTGCGAGGGGGCGCTCGTCTTCTGCTGCCACATGGACACCGTGGTGGTGGGCGACGGCTGGTCCGCCGACGTGGACCCCTTCGGCGGCGAGGTGCGCGACGGCCTGCTCTACGGCCGCGGCGCCTGCGACATGAAGGGCGGCCTCGCCTGCGCCCTGCTGGCCTTCGACGACCTGCTGCGCTCCGTCTCCCAGGCCCGCTGGGAGGCGGGATGCCACGGCACCTGCGTCTGCTCCGGCGACGCCCCGTCCGCCGACGACCGCTCCTGGCTGCCGAGAAGGCCCCTCATGATGCTCCTGACCGTGGACGAGGAGGACTTCATGCGCGGCATCGAGGCCGTGCTCGACGCCGGCTGGCTGGACGACGGCTGCTGGGTGGTGGACACGGAGCCCACGGACGGCCGCGCGCGGGTCTCCCACAAGGGGCGCACGTGGTTCGAGGTGGACGTCCGCGGCCTGACGGCCCACGCCTCCACCCCGTGGGAGGGCGCCGACGCCGTGGCCGCGGCGGCGGAGTTCGTGTGCCGGCTGCGCTCGTCGGTGCTCGCGCTCCCCGAGCACCCGGAGCTCGGGCGGAGCACGGTGACGTTCGGGCAGGTGGAGGGCGGCTACCGCCCCTACGTGGTGCCCGACCGCGCCCACCTGTGGATCGACATGCGCCTCGTCCCGCCGGCGGACACCGCCCTCGCGGAGCGGCTCGTGGCCGACGCCCTGGCCGGCGCCGCCGAGGCGGTGCCGGGGGCGGACGGCTCCTACACCGTCACCGGCGACCGCCCGCCGGTGGAGCGCGACCCGGACTCCCGCCTGCTGGCGGCCCTCGAGGGGGCCTCGGAGGCCGTGACCGGCTCGCCGGCGCCCGTGGACGTCTTCACCGGCTACACCGACACCGCCGTCATGGCCGCCGCCACCGGGAACCTCGAGTTCCTGAGCTACGGCCCCGGCAGCCTGGAGGTGGCCCACAAGCCCGACGAGCACGTGCCCGTGGCCGACCTCGTCAGGGTGCGGAGGGTCCTCTCGGCCCTGGCGGCGGACTGCTGCCTCTGA
- a CDS encoding aminotransferase class V-fold PLP-dependent enzyme yields MIYLNCAATSHDRPPCVAEAVVEAMGNLGSSGRGAGDAELGAARTVAHARVSLARLLGSDSPERVVFTANATEALNIAILGCVRPGDPVVATDWDHNSVLRPLYRLERAEGVRLSFWRADRRGRLDLADLERLCVPGTRLVAVTHGSNLTGNLVDVAACAEVAHAAGALLLVDCSQTAGSVPFSMERAGADLVAFTGHKALLGPQGTGGLIVAPGVEVEPVLSGGTGIASSLPHQPDAYPEHLEAGTLNGHGIAGLGAGVDWLLERGVGAVHSHDLALVRRFVAGLRAIDGVTVYGDFPDDLSTLDGVTCDHGAAVAVNLDGWDSSEAADELEETYGIAVRAGLHCAPRMHGALGTSDTGAVRFSFGAFTTEADVDAALAALAAMASEEG; encoded by the coding sequence ATGATCTACCTCAACTGCGCGGCGACGTCCCACGACCGGCCGCCGTGCGTGGCCGAGGCCGTGGTGGAGGCCATGGGCAACCTCGGCAGCTCCGGGAGGGGGGCCGGCGACGCCGAGCTGGGTGCCGCCCGCACCGTGGCCCACGCACGCGTCTCGCTGGCGCGGCTCCTGGGCAGCGACTCCCCCGAGCGCGTCGTCTTCACCGCCAACGCCACGGAGGCCCTGAACATCGCCATCCTGGGCTGCGTGCGGCCCGGCGACCCGGTGGTGGCCACCGACTGGGACCACAACTCGGTGCTCCGCCCCCTCTACCGGTTGGAGCGCGCCGAGGGCGTGCGCCTCTCGTTCTGGCGGGCCGACAGGCGCGGCCGCCTCGACCTGGCGGACCTCGAGCGGCTGTGCGTGCCCGGGACGCGGCTCGTCGCGGTCACCCACGGGTCCAACCTCACCGGCAACCTGGTGGACGTGGCCGCCTGCGCCGAGGTGGCCCACGCCGCGGGTGCCCTGCTCCTCGTGGACTGCTCCCAGACGGCCGGCTCGGTGCCCTTCTCCATGGAGCGGGCAGGCGCCGACCTCGTGGCCTTCACGGGCCACAAGGCGCTCCTCGGCCCCCAGGGCACGGGCGGGCTCATCGTGGCGCCCGGCGTGGAGGTGGAGCCCGTCCTGAGCGGCGGCACGGGCATCGCCTCGTCCCTCCCGCACCAACCCGATGCCTACCCCGAGCACCTCGAGGCCGGCACGCTCAACGGTCACGGCATCGCCGGCCTGGGCGCGGGCGTCGACTGGCTGCTCGAGCGCGGCGTCGGCGCCGTCCACTCCCACGACCTCGCCCTCGTGCGCCGCTTCGTGGCCGGGCTCCGCGCCATCGACGGCGTGACGGTCTACGGCGACTTCCCCGACGACCTCTCCACGCTGGACGGCGTCACGTGCGACCACGGGGCCGCGGTGGCCGTCAACCTCGACGGCTGGGACTCCTCCGAGGCCGCCGACGAGCTCGAGGAGACCTACGGCATCGCGGTGCGCGCGGGGCTGCACTGCGCCCCCCGCATGCACGGGGCGCTCGGGACGTCCGACACCGGCGCCGTGCGCTTCTCGTTCGGCGCGTTCACCACCGAGGCCGACGTGGACGCGGCCCTCGCCGCTCTCGCGGCCATGGCCTCCGAGGAGGGCTGA
- a CDS encoding DUF3343 domain-containing protein has product MGRRKRLRAVATFASTHDAVEAEALCKGAGIAGRLIPTPVAVRATCGLSWSMDPADRGAFEAVARGRFAIESIQELEL; this is encoded by the coding sequence ATGGGCAGGCGCAAGAGGCTCAGGGCCGTGGCGACCTTCGCCTCCACCCACGACGCCGTGGAGGCGGAGGCCCTCTGCAAGGGGGCCGGCATCGCCGGCAGGCTCATCCCCACGCCGGTGGCCGTGCGCGCCACCTGCGGGCTCTCCTGGTCCATGGACCCGGCCGACCGCGGGGCCTTCGAGGCCGTGGCCCGAGGGAGGTTCGCCATAGAGAGCATCCAGGAGCTCGAGCTCTAG
- the selD gene encoding selenide, water dikinase SelD: MTQPIKLTKLAECAGCGAKVGAGELARLLEGLDVRRDPNLLVGFDKSDDAAVYRVSEDLAIVETLDFFPPIADDPYTYGAIAAANALSDVWAMGGEPKVALNIMAVPEDMPKDVVHQILRGGYEKVYEAGASIVGGHSIYDEEPKYGLSVTGFVEPGSMWTNAGAREGDVLVYTKPLGIGIVVTAAKGGLATPEQLSLAEEAMMRLNRWPHDVALEGGFTVDAATDVTGFGVMGHLLEMAQGAGLACEVDAGAFDVLPGALEAARLGLLPAGTYRNRHFAADYVDGGDTELALLDLLFTPETSGGLLFAVPAEEADAFVATLTADGRVLAACAVGRMVAAGEGAPRIRVR, encoded by the coding sequence ATGACCCAGCCGATCAAGCTCACCAAGCTCGCGGAGTGCGCGGGGTGCGGCGCCAAGGTGGGTGCCGGCGAGCTCGCCAGGCTCCTGGAGGGCCTCGACGTGCGCCGCGACCCCAACCTGCTTGTGGGCTTCGACAAGAGCGACGACGCCGCGGTGTACAGGGTCTCCGAGGACCTCGCCATCGTGGAGACGCTCGACTTCTTCCCGCCCATCGCCGACGACCCCTACACCTATGGCGCCATCGCCGCCGCCAACGCCCTCTCCGACGTCTGGGCCATGGGCGGCGAGCCCAAGGTGGCCCTCAACATCATGGCCGTCCCCGAGGACATGCCCAAAGACGTGGTGCACCAGATCCTCCGCGGCGGCTACGAGAAGGTCTACGAGGCCGGCGCCTCCATCGTGGGCGGCCATTCCATCTACGACGAGGAGCCCAAGTACGGCCTGTCCGTCACCGGCTTCGTGGAACCGGGCTCCATGTGGACCAACGCCGGTGCCCGGGAGGGAGACGTCCTCGTCTACACCAAGCCCCTGGGTATCGGCATCGTGGTGACCGCCGCCAAGGGCGGCCTCGCCACGCCCGAGCAGCTGTCGCTCGCTGAGGAGGCCATGATGCGCCTCAACCGCTGGCCCCACGACGTGGCCCTTGAGGGCGGCTTCACCGTGGACGCCGCCACCGACGTCACAGGCTTCGGCGTCATGGGGCATCTGCTGGAGATGGCCCAGGGGGCCGGCCTCGCCTGCGAGGTGGACGCCGGCGCCTTCGACGTGCTGCCCGGCGCCCTGGAGGCGGCGAGGCTGGGCCTGCTGCCCGCCGGCACCTACCGCAACCGCCACTTCGCCGCGGACTACGTGGACGGCGGAGACACCGAGCTCGCCCTACTCGACCTGCTCTTCACCCCCGAGACCTCGGGCGGCCTGCTGTTCGCCGTGCCCGCCGAGGAGGCGGATGCCTTCGTGGCGACCCTGACGGCCGACGGGCGCGTCCTGGCGGCCTGCGCCGTGGGCCGTATGGTGGCGGCAGGGGAGGGCGCCCCACGCATCCGCGTGCGCTGA
- a CDS encoding ABC transporter substrate-binding protein has protein sequence MKLNLSRRSFIGAAAALVPAAALAGCNGTSSDDGSSSDQGGASSDKTLQVVCTNESYKALFDMFTEDKGMPVEFVSMSSGDVLSKLRAEGGTPSADLWFGGGIDSFMAAAADGLLEAVDFPDADRFAEGFKSPDNYWFSKGVTVVGFIANDDLLKEVGASSPAAWTDLVKTEYKDEIVMSSPAVSGTNYAAVAAILQTMGETDGWKYLEELNANIPFYTKRGSDPATRVSQGEIAVGITYLDRTLDDLLTDGIHTIQPTDGMPYMPDGVAAFKGAANVDGAKEFIEWLFSSGENLKELAAIDKKNTIKLCIPSLEGVELDFDEKALMKEDISQFGEIRDAVLEKWDQMTSGKEVQEGSK, from the coding sequence ATGAAGCTCAACCTCTCGAGAAGGTCGTTCATCGGTGCGGCCGCAGCCCTCGTGCCCGCCGCGGCCCTGGCCGGATGCAACGGCACCTCCTCGGACGACGGCTCCTCCTCCGACCAGGGGGGCGCCTCCTCGGACAAGACCCTCCAGGTGGTGTGCACCAACGAGTCGTACAAGGCCCTGTTCGACATGTTCACCGAGGACAAGGGCATGCCCGTGGAGTTCGTCTCCATGTCGAGCGGCGACGTGCTCTCCAAGCTCCGGGCCGAGGGGGGCACCCCCAGCGCCGACCTGTGGTTCGGCGGCGGCATCGACTCGTTCATGGCCGCGGCCGCCGACGGCCTGCTCGAGGCCGTGGACTTCCCGGACGCCGACAGGTTCGCCGAGGGCTTCAAGAGCCCCGACAACTACTGGTTCTCCAAGGGCGTCACGGTGGTGGGCTTCATCGCCAACGACGACCTGCTCAAGGAGGTCGGCGCCTCCTCCCCCGCCGCCTGGACCGACCTGGTGAAGACCGAGTACAAGGACGAGATCGTCATGAGCTCGCCCGCCGTCTCCGGCACCAACTATGCCGCCGTGGCCGCCATCCTGCAGACCATGGGCGAGACCGACGGCTGGAAGTACCTCGAGGAGCTCAACGCCAACATCCCCTTCTACACCAAGCGCGGCAGCGACCCGGCCACCCGCGTCTCCCAGGGAGAGATCGCCGTGGGCATCACCTACCTCGACCGCACCCTGGACGACCTGCTCACCGACGGCATCCACACCATCCAGCCCACGGACGGCATGCCCTACATGCCCGACGGCGTGGCCGCCTTCAAGGGTGCCGCCAACGTGGACGGCGCCAAAGAGTTCATCGAGTGGCTCTTCTCCAGCGGCGAGAACCTCAAGGAGCTGGCCGCCATCGACAAGAAGAACACCATCAAGCTCTGCATCCCGTCCCTCGAGGGCGTGGAGCTGGACTTCGACGAGAAGGCCCTCATGAAGGAGGATATCTCGCAGTTCGGTGAGATACGCGACGCTGTCCTGGAGAAGTGGGACCAGATGACGAGCGGCAAGGAGGTCCAGGAGGGCTCGAAGTAG